Part of the Cellulomonas taurus genome, CAAGGCCCTCATCACCGGCGGCGACTCCGGGATCGGCGCGGCGGTGGCGATCGCCTTCGCCCGCGAGGGCGCCGACGTGGTGCTGTCCTACCTGCCCGAGGAGCAGGAGGACGCCGAGCGGATCGCGCAGCTGGTGCGGGACGCCGGTCGCACCGCGGTGCTCGCCCCCGGGGACGTCGCCGACGAGACCTACGCCCGCTCCCTGGTGCACACCGCGGTCGACGAGCTGGGCGGTCTGGACATCATCGCGAACATCGCCGGACGGCAGCAGTTCGTCGAGGACCTGGCCGACCTCAGCTCGGCGTCCTTCGACGAGACCTTCAAGACCAATGTCTACGCGCTGTACTGGATCGTGCAGGAGGCGCTGCCGCACCTGCCCAAGGGCGCCAGCATCATCAACACCTCGTCGATCCAGGCCTACGAGCCGGCGCCGATCCTGGTCGACTACGCCACCACCAAGGCGGCGATCAACACCATCTCCAAGGCGCTGGCCCAGCAGCTGGCCCCGAAGGGGATCCGGGTGAACGTGGTCGCGCCCGGCCCGATCTGGACGCCGTTGCAGACCGCTGGCGGTCAGCCGCCGGAGAAGCTGCCGGAGTTCGGCGAGCAGACGCCGTTCGGCCGCGCCGGTCAGCCCGCCGAGCTCGCCCCGGCGTACGTCTTCCTGGCGTCCCAGGAGTCCAGCTACGTCTCCGGCGAGACCCTGAACGTCAACGGCGGCATGCCGACCCCCTGACCACCGCTGACCACCGCCCCGTCAGTCGACGACGGGGATGACGTCCACATAGACGCGGATGCGGCGCCGAGCCGCATCCGCGTCGTCGTGTCCGGCCCCGGGCTGACCGGCCTCCCGCTGTTCGGCTTCGCGGGCGCGCTCCAGATGGGTGCGGACCACGTCCTCCAGCGCCGCGCTGAGCTCTTCGGCCTCCTCGACGGTGAGGCGGCCGCCGGTGGTCAGCATCGTGGCCGGTTCGGACCAGATGCTGTCGTCGAACGCCTGCGCACCCCACCGGCTGAGCACCTGGACCCGGTCCGCGAGCGCCCACTGCCGGGCACTGTCCAACCCGGCCCTGCCCTGCGGGTCATCGCGGAGCTCGGCCACCTGCGCCCGGAACTCGACCGGCCGCCACCAGCGTTCCCGTCCGCCCGCGTGCTCGGGATCGTCCTCGACCAGACCGTGCCGTTCCAGCTGGCGCAGGTGGTACGAGGTCTGGCCGGTGCTCTCGCCCAGTTCCTTGGCCAGCTGGGTCGCGGTCGCCGATCCGTGGTCCATCAGACGGCTGAGCATGGCGGTGCGCAGCGGGTGGGCGAGCGCCTTGAGCGCGGAGGCATTGACCTCGGGCATGTGCAGAGATACCTTTGCAGAGACTTCTTTGCAGAAACTTCTCTCCCAGCCTAGCGAGGACCGATGACGACCGACACCGCCACCGTCGAGGCACCGACCGAGCCCCTGGGCCGCCGGTTCTCCGCCCTGCTCGGCAGCACCACCGCCGCCAACCTCGCCGACGGCGTGGTCCAGGCCGCCGCACCGCTCTACGCGCTGACGCTGACCCGCTCCCCCGGCCAGATCGCCCTGCTCACCGCCGCCGCCTGGCTGCCCTGGCTGGTGCTCGGCGCAGGGGCGGGCGTGCTGGTCGACCGCACCGACCGCCGCCGGATGCAGGCGATCGCGCTCGGCGCCCGCGTCGCCCTGTTGACGGTCGCGGCCGTCCTGGCTGCGACCGGTTC contains:
- a CDS encoding glucose 1-dehydrogenase → MADQYTFQDPIAQYPMPQPPEQSQDGPGLDADLTPRADHGEETYRGAERLAGRKALITGGDSGIGAAVAIAFAREGADVVLSYLPEEQEDAERIAQLVRDAGRTAVLAPGDVADETYARSLVHTAVDELGGLDIIANIAGRQQFVEDLADLSSASFDETFKTNVYALYWIVQEALPHLPKGASIINTSSIQAYEPAPILVDYATTKAAINTISKALAQQLAPKGIRVNVVAPGPIWTPLQTAGGQPPEKLPEFGEQTPFGRAGQPAELAPAYVFLASQESSYVSGETLNVNGGMPTP
- a CDS encoding ArsR/SmtB family transcription factor translates to MPEVNASALKALAHPLRTAMLSRLMDHGSATATQLAKELGESTGQTSYHLRQLERHGLVEDDPEHAGGRERWWRPVEFRAQVAELRDDPQGRAGLDSARQWALADRVQVLSRWGAQAFDDSIWSEPATMLTTGGRLTVEEAEELSAALEDVVRTHLERAREAEQREAGQPGAGHDDADAARRRIRVYVDVIPVVD